The Candidatus Methylacidiphilales bacterium genome has a window encoding:
- a CDS encoding AsmA-like C-terminal region-containing protein, whose translation MALTLTIRNWSKRIFIWLFSFSIVWLLIMHLIVYGINTSLSKPVNDFITTYFKNKTNLTLSHAGIVASTNGYSVTFLIKNVAISTSDKKNIVPNIDHIEITLALLNYFNFINPSIAEIVISGLKIKITRVSDFDFNVANYALSFQNKSTSNPLAKLGRVPWTVIILSSEVEYSDLAHPTQIIINPEITIANSAKQLSVTLKSSLPIQYGTNLQALIELNKSDATIQSFSLRLNNINIKPIFEVTRLAKYLKHSNANPNISFVLFGNKIQKQLQIKGSFIVQELENKTSLQSSFTLDDLGNTYSLWIKRLSVLQGERKVLLGNDIQVVIDTHLDNTIQFKSAYISHLVSHRFELSPFLITDHIPNHVNLQNTYFSGELNKVSIAFENGFASRMSMNGLISISEAAINDQYYITNTRLVITSVPGDIRIAVTGINVTLKVFELFPLNKYADSLSGILRVRSSGDNVSLISERITLQNNGSKLYGQLLLRYKKNYSPYLNLYLVADTFDGVTGLNSIPHSILNTQLSFWLTNSVTSGVATNFKLLYAGNLLYSLPSAGPEVLEINFDFHSVSLRYQSQWPIVKSLVGRFNFANNSLRIIIDDSMIYTMHTKGTIEITDFKQVVLHATLHVSGSATEFKEFVLNSPLTAFLGKFVNTVTMEGQFKSLLAFSIPILDPTLDRVALQGLVIPTISNCKINQSHITVSDVNGLIYYNEHSVYSDSISAQYDGERLETSIRTIYNNDNHQVVLEMKGRASLQALSGVPNIITTLGVHGKTNFTLDMLIPMRTAVLPSVATIKSNMIGISIQQSNQLQKKIEEVNPLLAQVYIYNDKLVITARLEKKASTTLSFLKQAGQFQLASGVITLGEGMDQVQTLELLSKQKLDINAKLSKIGIDPWLELKNAASASLIPIPIILKLKSEQLFYNNYIINNNEMKCELSSQTQFNCDLTSTEIDGAVLKTPNQPLTFLITRLVIGNRNLAKKIGFSKFRPTQLPAFVMDCAYCQYQDKIFRDTKIYNSPQPNGALLTLIMQNKITDYLGKVQWLHDENTNSDLSRLEFNISSKNMGGVMSDIGFPQVLEKGEGTAKIKLAWSAPLFSIDINTLSGDADFDLKSGVLKSISQNEAQNLLSILNITQIPNRILFDFDDISKHDNSDTIFDHITSSFTLSQGVASTSNAKIQGSFGSITLFGTVDFNEQRFNLNALVIPNISDALPIITGFLGGLPLLLGSLIINKAVDSSGKSVNTLGAVNYSVTGNFNNPTIVKVEKK comes from the coding sequence ATGGCACTAACTTTGACGATTAGAAATTGGTCAAAGCGAATATTTATTTGGTTATTTTCATTTAGTATCGTGTGGTTGTTGATTATGCACTTGATAGTCTACGGAATAAACACAAGTTTATCCAAACCAGTAAATGATTTTATAACCACCTATTTTAAAAATAAAACTAACCTGACTCTTTCCCATGCTGGAATAGTAGCAAGTACTAACGGATATTCGGTTACATTCTTAATAAAAAACGTCGCTATCTCCACCAGTGATAAAAAAAATATTGTTCCGAATATTGATCATATTGAAATAACTCTTGCATTACTCAATTATTTCAATTTTATAAATCCCTCAATCGCAGAAATTGTAATCTCAGGGTTGAAAATTAAAATAACTCGAGTTTCTGATTTTGATTTTAACGTGGCGAATTATGCATTATCATTTCAAAATAAATCTACAAGCAACCCGTTAGCTAAGCTCGGTAGAGTTCCATGGACTGTTATCATACTATCAAGTGAGGTTGAGTATAGTGACTTGGCTCATCCAACTCAAATTATAATAAATCCAGAAATAACTATAGCCAACAGCGCAAAGCAACTTTCGGTAACATTAAAGAGTTCACTTCCTATTCAATACGGCACTAATCTACAAGCCTTAATTGAATTAAACAAAAGTGATGCTACAATCCAAAGTTTTAGCTTAAGACTTAATAATATTAATATTAAACCAATATTTGAGGTTACTAGATTGGCTAAATATCTGAAACATAGTAATGCTAATCCCAATATATCCTTTGTATTATTTGGAAATAAAATACAAAAGCAATTACAAATCAAGGGTTCGTTTATTGTGCAAGAATTAGAAAATAAAACTTCACTCCAATCTAGTTTTACTCTCGATGATTTAGGAAATACCTATTCTTTGTGGATCAAACGACTTTCGGTTTTGCAAGGAGAGAGAAAAGTTTTACTAGGAAATGATATTCAAGTCGTTATCGATACCCATTTAGATAATACTATTCAGTTCAAAAGTGCTTATATTTCCCATCTTGTTTCACATCGATTTGAGCTATCTCCTTTTTTAATCACCGACCATATCCCAAATCATGTCAACTTACAAAATACTTATTTTTCTGGAGAATTAAATAAAGTGTCCATTGCGTTTGAAAATGGTTTTGCTTCTCGGATGTCTATGAACGGCCTTATCTCTATTTCTGAAGCAGCAATTAATGATCAATATTACATCACCAATACTCGACTAGTAATTACCTCTGTACCAGGAGATATACGAATAGCGGTAACTGGCATTAATGTTACACTCAAAGTATTCGAGTTGTTTCCTCTAAACAAATACGCTGATTCGTTATCAGGCATATTGAGAGTTAGAAGCTCAGGCGATAATGTATCATTAATAAGCGAACGTATTACATTACAAAATAATGGGAGCAAGCTTTATGGTCAATTACTTTTAAGGTATAAAAAAAATTACTCTCCTTATTTGAACTTATATCTCGTTGCCGATACTTTTGATGGTGTGACTGGATTGAATTCAATACCACACAGTATACTTAACACCCAGCTATCATTTTGGCTTACTAACTCGGTTACAAGCGGCGTCGCAACAAATTTTAAACTTTTGTATGCAGGTAACTTGTTATACTCATTACCTTCTGCGGGTCCAGAGGTGCTTGAAATTAACTTTGATTTTCATTCAGTATCATTACGATATCAATCTCAGTGGCCAATTGTTAAATCATTGGTTGGACGATTTAACTTCGCTAATAATTCACTTCGGATTATCATTGATGATTCAATGATTTACACTATGCACACAAAGGGGACAATTGAAATTACTGATTTTAAGCAAGTTGTACTACACGCAACGTTACATGTTTCTGGCAGCGCAACAGAATTTAAGGAGTTTGTTCTTAATTCGCCACTTACAGCTTTTCTGGGAAAATTTGTCAATACTGTCACAATGGAAGGCCAATTTAAATCTTTACTAGCTTTTTCAATTCCGATACTAGACCCTACACTTGATCGAGTTGCTCTTCAAGGTTTAGTTATCCCCACAATATCAAATTGTAAAATAAATCAAAGTCATATAACGGTGTCAGATGTCAATGGATTAATTTATTATAACGAACATTCAGTTTATAGCGATTCTATATCGGCTCAATATGATGGTGAGCGCCTTGAGACATCAATTCGTACAATTTACAATAATGATAACCATCAAGTAGTATTAGAAATGAAAGGGCGTGCATCGCTACAGGCTCTCAGCGGTGTTCCAAATATCATTACCACCTTAGGAGTTCATGGTAAGACAAATTTTACTTTAGATATGTTGATCCCCATGCGTACCGCAGTATTACCTTCTGTGGCCACAATTAAATCAAACATGATCGGTATTTCAATACAACAATCAAACCAGCTTCAAAAGAAAATCGAAGAAGTAAATCCTTTACTAGCACAAGTATACATTTATAATGACAAACTCGTAATAACAGCTCGGCTAGAAAAAAAAGCCAGTACCACACTGTCTTTTTTAAAACAAGCCGGTCAATTTCAGTTAGCTAGTGGGGTAATAACTTTAGGGGAAGGGATGGATCAGGTCCAAACTCTGGAACTACTTTCAAAACAAAAATTAGATATTAACGCTAAGCTATCAAAAATAGGGATCGATCCTTGGCTTGAGCTAAAAAATGCAGCTTCTGCATCTTTAATACCAATCCCAATTATATTGAAATTAAAGAGTGAGCAATTATTTTATAATAACTATATAATCAACAATAATGAGATGAAATGTGAGCTTAGTTCACAAACTCAGTTTAATTGCGATTTGACCTCAACTGAAATAGACGGCGCAGTGTTAAAAACTCCTAATCAACCACTCACGTTCTTAATAACAAGACTTGTAATAGGAAATAGAAATCTCGCAAAAAAAATTGGATTTAGTAAGTTTAGACCCACCCAACTCCCAGCATTTGTAATGGATTGTGCTTATTGCCAATACCAGGACAAAATTTTCAGGGATACTAAAATTTACAACTCTCCCCAACCAAATGGAGCATTACTGACGTTAATTATGCAAAATAAAATTACAGATTATTTAGGAAAAGTTCAATGGTTGCATGATGAAAATACTAATAGTGATCTTTCCAGGCTAGAATTTAATATTTCTAGTAAAAATATGGGTGGGGTGATGAGTGACATTGGATTCCCACAGGTGCTTGAAAAAGGTGAAGGTACTGCAAAAATTAAACTTGCATGGTCAGCCCCATTATTTTCAATTGATATAAACACTTTGAGTGGCGATGCTGATTTTGATCTTAAATCAGGAGTACTAAAATCTATTTCTCAAAACGAAGCTCAAAATTTACTAAGTATTTTAAATATTACACAGATTCCCAATAGAATTTTATTTGATTTTGATGATATTTCTAAACATGATAACTCAGACACTATTTTTGATCACATTACTTCGTCGTTTACACTCTCTCAAGGTGTGGCCTCAACATCTAATGCAAAAATACAAGGCAGTTTTGGATCCATTACGCTTTTCGGTACCGTTGATTTTAATGAACAACGCTTTAATTTAAACGCGCTTGTAATACCTAATATTTCTGATGCTTTGCCAATAATCACAGGATTTTTAGGAGGTCTCCCATTACTTCTTGGGTCACTTATTATAAACAAGGCAGTTGATAGCTCAGGAAAGAGCGTAAACACATTGGGTGCAGTAAACTATTCAGTAACTGGAAATTTCAATAATCCCACTATCGTTAAAGTTGAAAAAAAATAA
- a CDS encoding substrate-binding domain-containing protein has translation MKKTRVIKTVILITLVLGTRSSFAEIHVVGSGTVYPFTVKVAEVFASKSSAKIPRVEGIGTGAGIKLYCSPSTSVRPQLLNASRLIKDEEREQCEKNGRSNLVEMNIGYDGVVLIRGLKNSNAQLTLYQLYRAIARYVPNSDETNFIENSTKFWSEIDSSLPKTKIEIYGPYAASGTRDTIDTLIVENICKKIKSSKQLSKADFEKYCRSIRIDGGYIETGDNFSLTVSKVSRSQNAFGLVGFSYLIENKNKVGSVAIESVIPTIKSISNGTYPYSRKLYLYATEAEMKSNQELNEFLKEYFSERAIGENGYVTKIGLIASPLENRKQLRTYLNKK, from the coding sequence ATGAAAAAAACAAGGGTTATTAAAACAGTAATTTTAATTACACTAGTACTAGGTACTCGAAGCAGTTTTGCTGAAATTCATGTTGTTGGTTCAGGAACTGTCTATCCATTTACTGTAAAAGTTGCAGAAGTTTTTGCTAGTAAATCATCAGCGAAAATACCACGAGTTGAAGGCATTGGTACTGGAGCTGGGATTAAACTTTATTGTAGCCCTTCCACAAGTGTTAGACCACAACTTTTAAACGCATCGCGATTGATAAAAGACGAAGAGCGGGAACAATGTGAAAAAAATGGAAGAAGTAATCTCGTTGAGATGAACATTGGGTATGATGGCGTGGTGCTCATTAGAGGGTTGAAAAATAGTAATGCACAACTAACCCTGTATCAACTCTATCGAGCCATTGCTCGCTATGTACCAAACTCTGACGAAACTAATTTTATTGAAAACTCAACCAAGTTTTGGAGTGAAATAGACTCAAGTCTTCCGAAAACTAAAATTGAAATCTACGGCCCATATGCGGCTTCAGGTACCAGAGACACTATAGATACACTTATCGTTGAAAATATCTGCAAGAAAATAAAGAGTAGTAAACAATTATCCAAAGCAGATTTTGAAAAATATTGTAGGTCGATAAGAATTGATGGCGGCTACATTGAAACTGGTGATAATTTTAGTCTAACTGTTTCAAAAGTCTCAAGAAGTCAAAATGCGTTTGGTTTAGTTGGTTTTAGTTATTTAATTGAAAATAAAAACAAAGTTGGTTCTGTGGCTATAGAGAGTGTTATTCCAACTATCAAATCTATTTCTAATGGCACATATCCATACTCAAGAAAATTATATCTTTATGCAACTGAAGCGGAAATGAAAAGCAACCAAGAGCTCAATGAATTTCTGAAAGAATATTTTTCTGAGCGTGCAATAGGTGAAAATGGTTACGTAACTAAGATCGGACTTATCGCTTCACCACTAGAAAATCGCAAACAGCTACGAACGTATCTTAACAAAAAATAA
- the pstC gene encoding phosphate ABC transporter permease subunit PstC, producing the protein MVERIARFYFICSAILVSLITVCIVGSILFESISFFGTISIWEFFLSTQWEPSSNSNEHYGAIPLFFGTIAISLISMSIAVPFGVLTAIYLSEYIKPNMRKWLKPIIEFIAGIPTVVYGFFAAMVVGPQLRSFAEFYDIPATTESSLACGIVMGVMIIPYISSMSDDIIQSIPENQRQSSLALGANKSETILRIVIPAALPGIIAACILGLSRAIGETMIVVMASGLTARISLNPFESLTTVTVQIVGLLTGDLSFEGVSVKAAYALGLTLFISTFIFNALAIRIITYYRKKYV; encoded by the coding sequence ATGGTTGAAAGAATAGCACGATTTTATTTTATCTGTAGTGCTATTCTTGTATCGTTAATTACTGTTTGCATTGTTGGCAGTATATTGTTTGAGAGCATTTCTTTTTTTGGCACTATTTCAATATGGGAGTTTTTTTTATCGACTCAATGGGAGCCTTCTAGCAATAGCAATGAGCACTATGGTGCAATCCCACTCTTTTTCGGCACCATCGCAATATCGTTAATTTCGATGTCAATTGCAGTCCCGTTTGGAGTTCTTACTGCAATATATTTATCTGAATACATTAAACCAAATATGAGAAAATGGTTAAAACCAATCATTGAATTTATTGCCGGCATTCCAACAGTGGTCTATGGTTTTTTTGCAGCCATGGTTGTTGGACCACAACTTAGATCTTTTGCTGAATTTTACGACATTCCCGCAACTACTGAAAGCTCATTAGCCTGTGGTATTGTTATGGGGGTAATGATTATCCCATATATTTCATCAATGAGCGACGATATCATTCAATCAATACCTGAAAATCAAAGACAAAGCTCACTCGCACTTGGAGCCAATAAATCTGAAACCATATTAAGAATTGTAATACCGGCCGCTTTACCCGGCATAATTGCAGCTTGTATTCTTGGCTTATCTAGGGCTATCGGAGAGACCATGATAGTGGTTATGGCTTCTGGACTTACTGCTCGAATTTCTTTAAATCCTTTTGAGTCGCTTACAACTGTCACCGTTCAAATAGTTGGGTTACTTACTGGCGATCTCTCTTTTGAAGGAGTAAGCGTAAAAGCAGCCTATGCGTTAGGGCTCACGTTATTCATCTCTACTTTTATTTTTAATGCACTAGCGATTCGAATTATAACGTATTATCGGAAAAAATATGTTTAG
- the pstA gene encoding phosphate ABC transporter permease PstA encodes MFSVTFRRAFKDRMFAIISFSSVLVTLLFLGFFLYTVIYKGINVWFSHSLTLTITEWVVEKNIDETGNEINSLTPDSYATLEHSLQKTLPIYLLNKANLEQVELTNLISSGSSLILNSQFHKNNQITKSTFVQSVPLDNEVMLFINEENESSLTDLEKEIVRYWSAKGLIKKSFNKNFFTSYDSKSPELAGVYGALVGSVTMLLIAFMISFPIGLGASVYFQELAPKHKITDYLVININNLAAVPSVIYGILGLTLFITMFGLPRASALVGGMVLSLMVMPLIIVTGMSALANIPKSIDEAALGLGASRIQVILHHKIPLALPGLLTGSIIGVSRALGESSPLLLIGMLSFISNKTESITDPIASLPTIIYLWSQQPEQYFAEKAAAAIFVLLVVLVFLNLFAILLRNRFQKRF; translated from the coding sequence ATGTTTAGTGTAACTTTTCGCCGAGCTTTCAAAGATCGAATGTTCGCCATAATTAGTTTTTCCTCGGTGTTAGTTACGTTACTATTTTTAGGCTTCTTTTTGTACACTGTTATTTATAAAGGCATTAATGTATGGTTTTCACATTCACTTACCCTTACGATTACTGAATGGGTAGTAGAAAAAAATATTGATGAAACTGGTAATGAAATAAATTCATTAACTCCAGATAGCTATGCTACCCTTGAACATTCGCTTCAAAAAACTCTACCAATCTACTTGCTTAATAAAGCCAACCTCGAACAAGTTGAACTTACTAATTTAATATCTTCAGGTTCGTCGCTTATTCTAAATTCACAATTTCATAAAAATAATCAAATTACTAAATCAACATTCGTTCAATCAGTACCACTAGATAATGAAGTGATGCTTTTTATAAATGAAGAAAATGAGTCAAGCTTAACTGACTTAGAAAAAGAAATTGTAAGGTATTGGTCAGCGAAAGGTCTAATAAAGAAAAGTTTTAATAAAAATTTCTTCACTTCATATGATTCAAAATCTCCAGAATTAGCTGGAGTTTATGGAGCTCTGGTCGGCTCTGTTACTATGTTACTTATTGCGTTTATGATTTCTTTTCCAATTGGACTTGGAGCATCGGTTTATTTTCAAGAACTCGCTCCTAAACATAAAATCACTGATTATTTAGTGATCAATATTAATAACCTAGCAGCTGTACCATCCGTTATCTATGGAATACTCGGATTGACTTTATTTATTACCATGTTTGGTCTACCTCGGGCTTCTGCTTTGGTGGGTGGGATGGTGCTTTCGTTGATGGTAATGCCCCTGATAATAGTAACTGGTATGTCAGCTTTAGCTAATATTCCAAAATCAATTGATGAAGCGGCGTTAGGACTCGGGGCTAGTCGCATACAAGTTATTCTCCACCATAAAATCCCTTTGGCCTTACCAGGACTTTTAACTGGTTCTATCATTGGGGTCTCAAGAGCGCTAGGTGAATCATCACCTCTTTTACTTATTGGAATGTTATCATTTATTTCAAATAAAACTGAGTCTATCACCGACCCGATTGCTTCACTACCTACCATCATCTACTTATGGAGTCAACAGCCTGAACAGTATTTTGCAGAAAAAGCCGCCGCTGCAATTTTCGTACTATTAGTCGTATTAGTATTTCTTAATTTATTTGCTATACTATTACGAAATCGGTTCCAAAAAAGATTTTAA
- the pstB gene encoding phosphate ABC transporter ATP-binding protein PstB, whose product MQDTIFNIQNATFQETFGEMYVESPVITVRNLNVFYNKKQAIFNSNLDIGKKEVLALIGPSGCGKSTFIRCLNRINDTIEGCTIDGTVTFEGRDIYEATQNLAQLRKNIGILFQKPNPFLKSIFDNVAYGPRIHGLAKNKKELEEIVLTSLNRVGLLDEVRDRLHAPGTSLSGGQQQRLCIARTIAINPQVILMDEPCSALDPIATARIEKLINELREKYTIVIVTHSMQQAARVSQRTAFFHLGKIIEVGQTSLIFTTPKHQLTENYITGRFG is encoded by the coding sequence ATGCAAGATACTATATTTAATATTCAAAACGCAACATTTCAAGAAACTTTTGGTGAAATGTATGTCGAATCTCCAGTAATTACTGTGAGAAATCTTAACGTCTTTTATAATAAAAAGCAAGCTATTTTTAATAGTAATCTTGATATCGGTAAAAAAGAAGTTTTAGCTTTGATTGGACCATCAGGTTGTGGAAAATCAACTTTTATCAGATGTTTAAATAGAATTAATGATACCATAGAAGGATGCACCATAGATGGAACGGTAACATTTGAAGGTAGGGATATCTATGAGGCAACGCAAAATCTTGCCCAATTGAGAAAAAATATCGGAATATTGTTTCAAAAACCGAATCCTTTTCTAAAATCAATTTTTGATAATGTTGCCTATGGACCGAGAATCCATGGATTGGCTAAAAATAAAAAAGAGCTTGAAGAAATAGTTCTTACAAGTCTCAATCGAGTTGGTTTGTTAGACGAAGTTAGGGATCGCTTACATGCACCAGGAACTAGCTTATCTGGGGGACAGCAACAACGCTTGTGTATAGCGCGCACCATTGCGATTAATCCTCAAGTAATTCTTATGGACGAACCTTGTTCAGCTCTTGATCCAATCGCAACTGCAAGAATTGAGAAATTAATCAATGAATTAAGAGAAAAGTATACTATTGTAATTGTTACACATTCTATGCAACAAGCCGCAAGAGTTAGCCAGCGTACCGCATTTTTCCATTTGGGTAAAATAATTGAAGTTGGGCAAACCTCACTTATTTTCACCACACCAAAACATCAGCTAACTGAAAACTATATAACAGGGAGATTTGGCTAA
- the phoU gene encoding phosphate signaling complex protein PhoU, whose product MQENNNSTYFKHTSPDYSQELEKLHQQLVSMAVEVLQQVTNAFTSLLENNIQLAKQVMKNDQRINDSEKRIDSHIITTIALRQPAARDLRMLVSGLKLIQDLERIGDEAKRFASISAFIIDDQMADSAKPLSELSELVTHRLQKSCHALSSLSLSDALIQLRKDSEIEIELRNQTNNLVKLLKDFPEHAWTYLRLSNCIRSCERISDHCSNICEYIVYEVQGLDVRHLGNQSEVPTKNS is encoded by the coding sequence ATGCAGGAAAACAATAATTCAACATACTTTAAACACACCTCTCCAGATTATTCTCAGGAGTTAGAAAAATTACATCAGCAGTTAGTTAGTATGGCTGTAGAAGTTCTGCAACAAGTTACCAATGCTTTTACTTCACTATTGGAAAATAATATCCAACTTGCAAAACAAGTAATGAAAAATGATCAACGTATTAATGATTCTGAAAAAAGAATCGATTCTCATATTATTACCACCATTGCGTTGAGACAGCCGGCTGCCAGAGATTTAAGGATGTTAGTTTCTGGACTTAAACTTATTCAAGATCTTGAGAGAATTGGTGATGAAGCAAAACGTTTTGCTTCTATTAGTGCGTTTATAATTGACGATCAAATGGCCGATTCTGCCAAACCACTTTCCGAACTTAGCGAGTTAGTTACCCATCGATTGCAAAAATCCTGTCACGCCCTTTCGTCATTAAGTCTTAGTGATGCGCTAATTCAATTACGTAAAGATTCAGAAATTGAAATTGAATTAAGAAATCAAACGAATAATTTGGTTAAGTTATTAAAGGATTTTCCAGAGCATGCTTGGACTTACTTGCGTTTAAGTAATTGTATCCGATCCTGTGAGCGGATAAGTGATCATTGTAGTAATATTTGTGAGTATATTGTCTATGAAGTGCAGGGTCTTGACGTCAGACATTTAGGTAATCAGTCAGAAGTTCCAACTAAAAATTCATAA
- the argF gene encoding ornithine carbamoyltransferase, producing MSLNISLRHLLSIGDLTKSEFECIIKTAIELKAEHRQKKKHSKLLTNKTLAMVFESHSTRTRISFEVAMNHLDGNAIVLPYGDSQLARGESISDSAKVLSRYCDAILVRTKNHETLIEFAKYSSIPIINGLSDKEHPCQVLADIMTIQEEFGSVKNKVICWIGDCNNVFFSLVKASEICDFEIRIACPESIIQINKDYLIKQGVKASSNTETMVRGADVVMTDVWLSMHHSESEQDERKKLFSPFKVTKQIMKFANKNAIFLHCLPAKRDQEVEGDVIDGPTSRVWDEAENRLHVQKSLLLKLMNF from the coding sequence GTGAGTTTAAATATTTCTCTTAGGCATTTGCTTTCTATTGGAGACTTAACTAAGTCTGAATTTGAATGCATTATCAAAACTGCAATAGAGTTAAAAGCGGAACATAGGCAGAAAAAAAAACATAGCAAGTTGCTTACTAACAAAACACTTGCGATGGTATTTGAAAGTCACTCTACAAGGACAAGAATTTCATTTGAAGTAGCGATGAACCACTTAGATGGTAACGCGATAGTCTTGCCGTATGGAGATTCGCAATTAGCACGAGGAGAAAGTATTTCAGACAGCGCTAAAGTTCTTTCACGTTACTGTGATGCCATCTTGGTTCGAACTAAAAATCATGAAACCTTAATTGAATTTGCAAAGTATTCATCTATTCCAATTATAAACGGATTAAGTGACAAGGAACATCCCTGTCAGGTTTTGGCAGATATTATGACCATACAAGAAGAATTTGGATCAGTAAAAAATAAAGTTATCTGCTGGATTGGTGATTGTAATAATGTATTTTTTTCATTAGTAAAAGCGAGTGAAATTTGTGATTTTGAAATACGCATTGCTTGCCCAGAATCTATAATTCAAATTAATAAAGATTATCTAATCAAGCAAGGAGTAAAAGCGAGTTCAAATACCGAGACCATGGTCAGAGGTGCTGATGTAGTCATGACAGATGTATGGTTGAGTATGCATCATTCAGAAAGCGAACAAGATGAACGAAAAAAATTATTTAGCCCATTTAAAGTCACTAAACAAATTATGAAATTTGCCAATAAAAATGCAATATTTTTACATTGCCTTCCAGCTAAAAGAGACCAAGAAGTTGAAGGTGATGTTATTGATGGGCCAACTTCTAGAGTATGGGATGAAGCGGAAAATAGACTCCATGTGCAAAAAAGTCTGTTGTTAAAACTTATGAATTTTTAG
- a CDS encoding urate hydroxylase PuuD, which yields MNPLKTITGTLVVGFILAIIISFLSGKQEIALNTLSLVVWLHVFFGIIWIGLLYYFNFVQVPALAEAASDTNGPGGKGITKYLAPRALLWFRWGAVATWLTGAIAIELLFGNGKIIDIFFKFSSPVMSIGAWLGTIMLFNVWVFIWPNQKKVLGIVEATDEEKNKARMVAFYASRTNAILSIPMILSMVSYGHGGYIFY from the coding sequence ATGAACCCATTAAAAACTATTACTGGCACATTGGTTGTTGGTTTTATATTAGCAATAATTATTTCTTTCCTATCAGGAAAACAAGAAATTGCTTTAAATACCTTAAGTCTTGTAGTGTGGTTACATGTATTTTTTGGAATTATATGGATTGGCTTATTGTATTATTTTAATTTTGTTCAAGTTCCAGCTCTAGCAGAAGCCGCTTCAGACACTAATGGGCCCGGCGGAAAAGGAATAACAAAATACCTAGCACCTCGAGCACTTTTGTGGTTTAGATGGGGTGCCGTTGCAACTTGGTTAACTGGAGCAATCGCAATCGAGTTGCTCTTTGGTAATGGTAAAATTATAGATATCTTTTTTAAATTTTCATCTCCAGTAATGAGTATTGGTGCCTGGTTAGGTACCATTATGTTATTTAATGTTTGGGTTTTTATCTGGCCAAATCAGAAAAAAGTTCTCGGAATTGTAGAAGCAACCGATGAAGAAAAAAATAAAGCTAGAATGGTAGCCTTTTACGCATCACGTACCAACGCCATACTTTCTATTCCAATGATTTTATCTATGGTTTCCTATGGTCATGGTGGCTATATTTTTTACTGA